The genomic window ACTTTCATCCGGCAGGTCCGCCGGATTCCAGCCACTGACGATCAGACGGCGGGAATTGGGGTTGCGCTTTATCTGCGCCACCAGCTCGGAAATCTGATCAACCGTGCGCCCATCGGGGCAGGCCCAGGAGCGCCACTGCTTGCCGTATACCGGGCCAAGGTCGCCATTTTCCAGCGCCCACTCGTTCCAGATACTGACGCCGCGTTCTTGCAGCCAGTTATTGTCGGTGCTGCCGCTGAGAAACCACAGCAGCTCATACACCACCGACTTGATATGGACTTTCTTGGTGGTCAGCAGCGGAAAGCCGGCCGACAGATCGAAGCGCAACTGACGCCCGAACAAAGACCTTGTACCGGTGCCGGTACGATCGCCCTTGTCGGTGCCATTGGCGATAATATCGCGCATCAGATCCAGATACTGTTGCATCGTTACTCCCATTCAAATCATGCGGGTCATTCAGGCCAGAGGCTATTCTATACGAAGCCGTACGATGATCGCCTGGCTACTTTTTACAGCAGGGCGCCCTGATCAGCCAGGCGGCCTGAGCAGGCGCGGCACCGCTCAGCACATTAGGAGACCCTGCAGTCCGCCCGCCGGTAGGCCAGCAGCATCAACAAGGCCCCCATCAGCACCATGGGCACGGATAGTAGCTGCCCCATCGTCAGCCAGTCAAAGGCCAGGAAGCCCAGCTGCTCATCAGGCTGGCGCACCAGTTCTATCAGCGAGCGGAAGCTGCCATATAAAAGCAGGAAGAGTCCCGACACCGCCATACGCGGGCGCGGCCTGGCCGAGAACCACCACAGCAGCGCGAACATCAGCACGCCTTCCAGAGCAAACTCATACAGCTGCGATGGATGCCGCGGCACGCCATCACCGGCGCGCGGGAACACCACGCCCCAGGGCAGGTCGGTCGCCCGCCCCCAGAGCTCACCGCCTATAAAATTACCCACCCGACCGGCACCCAGGCCGATCGGTATCAGCGGTGCGGTAAAATCCCCCATCTCGAAAAAGCTCTTGCCCTGCCTGCGCCCGAACAGCCAGAGCGCCACCAGCACGCCGATCAGGCCACCGTGGAAGGACATGCCGCCCTCCCAGACATGGAATAGCCACAGCGGATTGGCCAGAAAATAGTCAAACTGATAGAACAGCACGTAACCGGCACGACCACCGAGCACCACCCCAACGGCTCCCCAGAAAATAAGATCGGACACCTGCTGCTCGGTCCAGCCAGAGCCCGCACGCCGGGCCCGCTGCACGCCAAGCCACCAGGCGGCGGCAAAGCCCACCAGATACATCAGGCCATACCAGTGTATCTGCAGAAAACCCAGATCCAGTGCGATCGGATTTATATCATGTACCCACATAAGTAACTCAGTCCTTGTTCAGAGCAGATTGCCGAGCAGAAAACGCAAGCCCACCAGGGCGAGAAAAGCCGCAAAAATGCGTCGCAGTACCGGCGCCGGCAGCCTGTGGGCCCAGCGTGCCCCCAGGCGTGCGAAGAACGGGCTGGTCAGCACTATACCGGCGAAGGCCGGCAGGTAAACATACCCCAGACTCCAGTCCACCAGCGCCTCATGTCCCCAGCCTTCCAGCACATTGCTGAAAGCCCCCATCAGCGCGATTGGCAGTCCGCAGGCGGCAGAGGTTGCCACCGCCTGTTGCATGCGTACATGACGCCAGCTCAGGTAGGGCACCGTCAGGGTACCGCCGCCGATCCCGAACAGGGCCGACGCCCAGCCAATCAGGCCACCGGCGACGGCGAGCCCTGCGGGCTTTGGCGCGTCCCCCGGGCTCTCCGAAGGCTTGGCACCAAAAGCCATTTGCAGGGACACCAGTAATGCAAAACTGCCAATCAGCATTTGCAGTACTTCACCCGGCAGCTGACCGGCGGTCTTGACCCCCAGAAAGGCACCCAGCAAGATGCCCAACCCCAGCGGCCGGAACAGCTCCCAGCGCACAGCGCCGCGCTTGTGGTGGGCCAGTATGGAGCTAATCGAGGTGACCACAATGGTCGCCAGCGAGGTCGCCACGGCCATGTGAGTGAGAATCTCCGGCGAAATTCCCTGGGCGCCAAAGGAAAATACCAGCACCGGCACGATCAGCAAGCCGCCGCCGATACCAAAGAGCCCGGCCGTCACACCCGCGGCGGCACCCAGTGCCAGATACATCGATAGGGTCAACAGCATGATGGAACATCCCTGCAGTAGTAATGATAAAGTCGCCTAGCAGCCTGCCGGGCTTGGCCGATCGTAGCCAGGGGAAGTCCGACAGGCTGCTATAGTAGCCTATGGGGCGTGACTGGCAACCGACATCCGCCGCACACCAGCGCCCGCGGGCAAGCCGCTTCGCCAGAGAGTCGATTTATGTGCCTGATGACCTTCGCCTACCAGTCCCATCCCGACTACAACCTGATGCTGATCGCCAACCGCGATGAAGCCTATGGCCGCCCGACCCTGGGAGCCGCACCCTGGGCACAGCACAGCGACCTGATCGCCGGGCAGGACCTGGAACAGGGCGGCACCTGGCTCGGCATTCACCGCAGCGGCAGACTCAGCGCCGTGACCAACTACCGTGATGGCCGCGCAGAGGCGAACCCGGCACTGCACTCGCGCGGACACCTGACGCGGGATTTTCTGCTCTCCGGGGAATCGGCAGACAGCATCAGTCAGCACTACGCCGAACAGGGGCCACACTACGGTGCTTTCAATCTTCTGCTGGGGGATATCGAAGGTCTGTACTATCTGTCGAACCGCGGACGGGTACCCGAGCGCCTTCGCCCCGGCATCTATGGCCTGAGCAACGCACTGCTCGACAGCCCCTGGCCGAAAGTGCACCAGGCGCGCGATGCACTCAGCGCCGCACTGGACACTATTTCCGCCCGCCAGGACCGCCTGCTACTGGCAGCGCAGTTGACCGAAGTGCTGGCGGCACGCAGCCAGGCGCCGGATGCACAGCTGCCCGACACCGGCATCAGCCTTGAACTGGAGCGCCGCCTGTCACCCTGCTTTATCCAGCTGGAGACATACGGCACAAGGGCCACCACGGTATTGCTGCAGGACTACCAGGGGAACAGCTGTTTTTACGAGCAGAGTTTCGATGCCAAAGGGCCCACCGAAGTACGACACTACGAACTGCAGCTGCCGCTGTTCGGCTCCAGACCCCGCGACTGAAGCACTGTGGCTATCGGGGAAGAGTGGGTCGCGACAACTGCCCCAGCCCCAACTCCTGCAGAGTGTTACGCAGCAGCAGATGAATTTCCTCAGCATCATCCATACCCCGCACCTGACTGAGCAGACCGCAGGCACGCACATGGGTAATACCACGAATGGCTGACTTCACCCGGGGAATATTGGTGGAGTTCATCGACAGTACATCATACCCCATGGCCATCAGCAGAATGGCGCCGCAGGGGTCTGAGGCCATTTCACCACAGATGGACACCTGCACGTTTTCCTTGTGCGCTTCCTCGGCGATATATTCCAGCGCCCGCAGTACCGACGGGTGATAGGGCGCATAGAGACCCGCGACCCGGGGATTGTTGCGATCCACCGCCAGCAGATACTGGGTCAGGTCGTTGGAGCCCACAGAAATAAAATCAACGCGCCGGGCAAAACGGCGCACCTGATAGACCGCCGCCGGCACCTCCACCATTACGCCCACCGGCGGGCGCTCGGTGATATGACCTTCTTCGCGCAGCTCATTCACGGCCCGATCGATCATGCGATTGGCCTCGTCCACCTCATGCACACTGGTCACCATCGGCAGCATGATACGCAGGTTGCCCAGACCTTCGTTGGCTCGCAGCATGGCCCGCACCTGCACCAGGAAAATCTCCGGGTGGTCCAGTGTCACGCGAATACCGCGCCAGCCCAGGAAGGGATTTTCCTCCTTGATGGGGAAGTACGGCAGTGCCTTGTCGCCACCAATATCCAGGGTGCGCATGGTCACCGGGCGCGGCGCGAAGGCCGCCAACTGAGAACGATAGGTCTGCAACTGCTCCTGCTCGCTGGGGAAGAAATCCCGGATCATGAAGGGAATCTCGGTACGATAGAGCCCGATACCCTCAGCACCGCGTTCCAGCGCCCGCTTCACATCGATATCCAGGCCCGTATTGGCCCACAGCGGCATGTTGTAGCCATCGGACGTCTCGGCGGCCTTGTCCCGCAGCTGCTCCAGGCCTGCGGCGACTTCGCTGTCTTCACGCATGATGTCACGGTAAACCTGCTGAATTTCATCCGACGGGTTCACGTACACACGCCCGGAGTAACCATCCAGGATCAGCACCCGGGCCTCAATCTGGGTATAGGGCAGATCCAGCACCCCCATGACGGTGGGAATACCCAGCGAGCGCGCCAGGATGGCGGCGTGGGAGTTACCGGAACCATGCACCGACACCAGACCTGCCAGCTTCTCGGTGGGGACTTCACCCAGCATCGCCGGGGTGAGTTCATCCGCGACCAGAATGGTATTATCGGGATAGTTGATCTGCTTGGGCGCGGCTTCCTGCATATAGGCCAGCACACGCCGCCCCAGATCGCGGATATCGGTCGCTCGCTCGCGCAGATAGGGGTCATCCATGGCGTCAAACTCGCGGATATGCGCCTTGATCACCTCGCGCAGCGCACCCTGCGCCCAGTTACCCAAACGGATTTTGTCGACGACTTCGCCGGCCAGGG from Marinobacterium aestuarii includes these protein-coding regions:
- a CDS encoding thymidylate synthase, which translates into the protein MQQYLDLMRDIIANGTDKGDRTGTGTRSLFGRQLRFDLSAGFPLLTTKKVHIKSVVYELLWFLSGSTDNNWLQERGVSIWNEWALENGDLGPVYGKQWRSWACPDGRTVDQISELVAQIKRNPNSRRLIVSGWNPADLPDESLSPQQNVENGKAALPPCHTLFQFYVAEGRLSCQLYQRSADYFLGVPFNIASYALLTHMLAQQCDLEVGDFVHTFGDVHLYQNHLNNPAIVDEQLSRVPGVLPQLKILRKPASLFEYEFEDFDFVDYDPRPGIKAPIAI
- a CDS encoding NRDE family protein codes for the protein MCLMTFAYQSHPDYNLMLIANRDEAYGRPTLGAAPWAQHSDLIAGQDLEQGGTWLGIHRSGRLSAVTNYRDGRAEANPALHSRGHLTRDFLLSGESADSISQHYAEQGPHYGAFNLLLGDIEGLYYLSNRGRVPERLRPGIYGLSNALLDSPWPKVHQARDALSAALDTISARQDRLLLAAQLTEVLAARSQAPDAQLPDTGISLELERRLSPCFIQLETYGTRATTVLLQDYQGNSCFYEQSFDAKGPTEVRHYELQLPLFGSRPRD
- a CDS encoding sulfite exporter TauE/SafE family protein translates to MLLTLSMYLALGAAAGVTAGLFGIGGGLLIVPVLVFSFGAQGISPEILTHMAVATSLATIVVTSISSILAHHKRGAVRWELFRPLGLGILLGAFLGVKTAGQLPGEVLQMLIGSFALLVSLQMAFGAKPSESPGDAPKPAGLAVAGGLIGWASALFGIGGGTLTVPYLSWRHVRMQQAVATSAACGLPIALMGAFSNVLEGWGHEALVDWSLGYVYLPAFAGIVLTSPFFARLGARWAHRLPAPVLRRIFAAFLALVGLRFLLGNLL
- the ptsP gene encoding phosphoenolpyruvate--protein phosphotransferase, which produces MLEILRKIVQEVSAAPDLDSVLDLIVRRIQRAMRTQMCSVYLFNTKKQRYILMATQGLNKDAVGTVSLSASEGIVGLVGQRAEPINLEDAAKHPAFIYLPGTGEERFHSFLGVPIIHQRDVLGVLVVQQKERRRFDENEEAFLVTVSAQLAGVIAHAEATGSIQDVSGSRRGAVIESRFEGVSAAPGVAIGPAVVMAPPADLNAVPDKPATDIEAEIALFVRALESVRHDIRVVGRTLSKRLRTEEQALFDVYLRMLDDNALAGEVVDKIRLGNWAQGALREVIKAHIREFDAMDDPYLRERATDIRDLGRRVLAYMQEAAPKQINYPDNTILVADELTPAMLGEVPTEKLAGLVSVHGSGNSHAAILARSLGIPTVMGVLDLPYTQIEARVLILDGYSGRVYVNPSDEIQQVYRDIMREDSEVAAGLEQLRDKAAETSDGYNMPLWANTGLDIDVKRALERGAEGIGLYRTEIPFMIRDFFPSEQEQLQTYRSQLAAFAPRPVTMRTLDIGGDKALPYFPIKEENPFLGWRGIRVTLDHPEIFLVQVRAMLRANEGLGNLRIMLPMVTSVHEVDEANRMIDRAVNELREEGHITERPPVGVMVEVPAAVYQVRRFARRVDFISVGSNDLTQYLLAVDRNNPRVAGLYAPYHPSVLRALEYIAEEAHKENVQVSICGEMASDPCGAILLMAMGYDVLSMNSTNIPRVKSAIRGITHVRACGLLSQVRGMDDAEEIHLLLRNTLQELGLGQLSRPTLPR
- the lgt gene encoding prolipoprotein diacylglyceryl transferase; amino-acid sequence: MWVHDINPIALDLGFLQIHWYGLMYLVGFAAAWWLGVQRARRAGSGWTEQQVSDLIFWGAVGVVLGGRAGYVLFYQFDYFLANPLWLFHVWEGGMSFHGGLIGVLVALWLFGRRQGKSFFEMGDFTAPLIPIGLGAGRVGNFIGGELWGRATDLPWGVVFPRAGDGVPRHPSQLYEFALEGVLMFALLWWFSARPRPRMAVSGLFLLLYGSFRSLIELVRQPDEQLGFLAFDWLTMGQLLSVPMVLMGALLMLLAYRRADCRVS